In Pseudomonadota bacterium, the genomic stretch AGAAGCGCGACGGCGGGTTCGTGCGGCTGCCGCCGAACAGGCGCCGCGTCACGGCGCGCGTCAGGAAGAGCCGACGGCGCGCCCGGGTCATCGCGACGTAGCCGAGCCGCCGCTCCTCGGCCGCCGCGTCCTCGCCGTCGCCCGGCGCCCCGAAGGCTTCGTCGGCGCGACGGAACGGGAACAGCCCCTCCTCGAGCCCCGTCACGAACACGACGTCGAACTCGAGCCCCTTGGCGGCGTGCACGGTCATGAGCGTCGCCTCCTCGCCGTCGAACCGCGCCGCGTCCACGTCGGTCTGGAGCGCGACGAGCTCGAGGAAGGTCGCCAGCGTGGGGCTCTCCGCCTCGGCCTCGAAGTCCTCGATCGAGCCGAGGAGCTCCTGCACGTTCTCCATCCGCGCGTCGGCCTCGGCGTTGTCCTTCGCCTCGAGCCGCCCGACGTACTCGGTCTCGGCGACGATCCGCCGGGCGAGCCGCGCGGGCCCCGCCTCGGCGTCGGCCCGCCACGCGTCCACCGTCGCCCGGAACGCCGCGAGCCGCGCGAGCGCCGCGCCCCCGAGCTCCGCCGCCGCCGGGTGCGCGATCGCCTCGTACATCGAGATCCCGTGGCCCGCCGCGATCGCCGTGAGCCGGTCGAGGGTCGTCTTGCCGATCCCGCGCGGCGGCGTGTTCACGATCCGCACGAACGCCGCGTGATCCGCCGGGTTCTGCACGAGCCGCATGTACGCGAGGACGTCCTTCACCTCGGCGCGCTCGTAGAAGCGCATGCCGCCGACGACGCGGTGCGGGATGGACATCGTGCGGAAGACCTCCTCGAAGACGCGGGACTGGGCGTTCGTGCGGTAGAACACCGCCTGCTCGCGCAGGGGGAAGCCGTCTTGGACGAGCTCCTTCAGGGCCCGCGCGACGAGCCGCGCCTCCTCGCGCTCGTCCGGCGCCTCGATGACGCCGATCTTCTCGCCCTCGTCGTTCGAGGTCCACAGCTCCTTCGGCCGGCGGCCGGCCAGGCGGCTCACGACGCCGTGCGCCGCCTTGAGCACGTTTCCCGTCGAGCGGTAGTTGCGATCGAGCGTCACGGTGCGGGCCCCGGGGAAGAACCGCTCGAAGTCGAGGATGTTGCCCACGTCCGCGCCGCGCCACGAGTAGATCGACTGATCGTCGTCGCCGACCACGCAGACGTTCCCGTGCGGCGTGAGGAGCCGCACGAGCTCGAGCTGGACGCGGTTCGTGTCCTGGAACTCGTCGACGTGCACGTAGTCGTGCAGCCCCGCGATCTCCGCCGCGAGGCGCTCGTCCGCGCGCATGCCGACCACGATCCTGTAGAGGAGATCGCCGAAGTCGAGCGCGTTCGCGTCGCGCATCCGCCGCTCGTAGAGGTCGTAGATCTTCTTCACCCGCGCGCGGTAGAAGTCGCCCTCCGGGTAGTCGGCCGGCCCGACGAGCTCTCGCTTCGCGCGGTTGATCTCGTGCTGCAGGGCGCGCGGCGGGAACTGCTTCTCGCCGAGCGCGAGCTCCTTGAGGACCCGCACGAGCATCGCCTTCTGATCCTGGTCGTCGTAGATCGTGAACCGCGGATCGACGCCGAACCGCTCGCCGTACCGCCGGAGGAGCTTGGCGCAGGAGGCGTGGAAGGTTGCGACCCAGCAGCCCGCGCCCCCGTCGATGAGCGTCTCGACTCGGTGGCGCATCTCGCCCGCGGCCTTGTTCGTGAACGTGACGGCCATGATGCGCCGCGCTTGCACGCCGTGGTTCGCGACGAGGTTCGCGATGCGGTAGGTGATGACGCGCGTCTTGCCCGAGCCCGCGCCCGCGATCACGAGCAGCGGCCCTCGCACCGTGCTCACCGCCTCGGCCTGTCGCTCGTTCAGCTCGCTCGCGAAGTCCCGCATGCGGGCAGCACCTTAGCGACGAAGGAACGATGGAGCAAGTGGGACAGAGGAAGTAGGACTACTAAGACAGGTGGGACAAGTGGGATTGCGGGGTCCCACCTGTTCTAATTCTTCGTGATCTTGACGATGAGGTAGTCGACCTGGCCGCACTTCTCGAGCTTGATCTCGCCCATTCCCTGGACGCCGAGCGGCTTGGTCTTGCACTCGCCTATCAGGTCCGGGTTCACCGCGTCCTTGTCCCACACCATGAAGTTGATGAAGTCCGTGTCCTTGAGCGTGAGCCCGCCGCTCTCGTTCCACACCGGGTAGTAGTTCTCCTTCTTCACGCTCGTCGTGATGAAGGGAGCCTGGGACAGGTAGCCGTTGAACCACGCCTCGACGTACGCGTCGACGTCCTTGCCGTCCACTGCGGCCGCGGCGCCCGCGAGCGCGCCGAGGATGCCGCCGCTGCCCTGCTTCGGCGCCGCGTCCCACTCCTTGCCGTCCTTCTTGGTCTTCTGGATCTGCGCCTTGACGATCTCGACCGTGTACTGCGCCTTGGGCACGTTCACCTCGGCCTTGCCGCCGCCCGTCGTTCCGCCGCCGGTCGTGCCGCCGCCCGCCGCGTCCTTGGCCTTGACCCCGATCTCGAGCGAGTACACGAGGCCGAAGCCGTCCTCGGCACCGAAGATGACCGCCTTGCCGCCGCCGGAATTGGCGCGCTGCACGAGCGGCACCTCGACGCGGCCGATCTCCTCGTCGCCGTCGTCGTCCGCGTCCCAGAGGCTGATGGCGCACACGTCGCGCTCGTCGAGGCTCATCGTCTTGTTCTCGTAGGTCCACGTGGGCGCGATCTTGTTCTTCGCCGCGCCCTTGTTCGTCACGTGGCCCTGGCCGTGGCCGCACCGAATGTGCACGAACACGTCGGGCAGCGCGTCGGTGCCGCCGGCTACGCCGACCGCCATCTGCAGCACCTTGGCGGGCGTGTCGAACGCGCCCTGCGACGTGGGCGGCAGCGCGCCGAGCTGGCCGACGGCCGTGCCGATCGCCGTCTGGGCCTTGCCGTCGCACTCGTCCCAGCACTCGCCGGTGCCCTTGGCCGGCAGGACCTGCGCCTTGCGGATGGAGATGAGGTAGTCCTTCGTCGACCTTCCGCTGAAGTCGTTCGCCGGCGCCGGCGGGAAAACGGCCGGCCCCTTGGCGGGCGTCTCCGAGCCGGTGTCCGCGGGCTCGGAGCCGGTGTCCGCGGGCTCGGAGCCGGTGTCCGCGGGCTCGGAGCCGGTGTCCTCGCCGCTCGTATCGCCGGCGATCTCCTCTTCGTCGCCCGCGTCGACGCCCGCGTCCGCGTCCGCGGCCGTCTTGTGCTTCGGCTTCTTGCTCCCGCAGCCGGGGGCCGCGAGCGCCAGGGCCAGCAGCGCGATCAATGATGCGAAGACGAAAAATCCTAGACGTTTCATAGCCACCTCGTTCTCCCGTTTGGGTTTGCCGCTCAATTTATATGAGCACACGGCACGACGTGCAAGCGCGGAAGGAAACGGAGGGTCACACCCCCGCCAAGGAGTCCGCGCCCCCGTCCGGGACCCCGCCGTCGCCAGCCCCGCAGTCGGTCTCCCACGGACACGTCGGGCACTCGCACTCGCCCGGGAAGAAGCTGTAGAAGCACGAGTCCTCGACGTTGCAGCACTCGTCGATCTCGAGGTCGACGCCTTCGCACGGCGTCAGCGGGGTCTCGGTGCCCGTGTCGGAGTCGGATCCCGTGTCCTCGCCAGCGTCGCCCCCCTTGGCGAAGTCGTCGAGGAACAGGCCGCACGCGGAGCACGAGAGCGCGGCGACGGCGATCGACAGGGCGAACGCGCGCATCCTCAGAACCTCCATGCCAGGGTCGCGCCCGCGGCGTCCGGGCCGAGCGACGGAGCGAACGCGACGGCGTCCGCCTTGGCCTTCGCGGGCCGCGCGAACACGGCCAGGATGAGAACACCGACCGCGGACGCCGCCACGCCGCCGGCGACGAGTATCGTGGACGTCACGGCCAGGCGATCGCGCGTGTCGATGTCCGCGTGGTACGCCGGAGAACAGGAGCCGCCGTCGCACGCTCCCTGCAGCTCCTTGTTCAGGTGGATCGCGACCCCGCCCGTGACACCGCCGCCGACGAGCAGGGCGACGCCGGCGCCGAGGGTCCACCACCCGTGGACCGCGAGCTTCGCCTTGTCCAGCTCCTTCTTGGCGGCCGCCGCCTTGATCTTGGTCAGGAACTGCGCCCGGCACAGGACCTTGCACTCCTTGTAGCTGGTTGCGGCGGCGCAGAGGGGGAGCCCCTTCTTCACGGGCGGCTCCGAGACCGCGACCACCTCGGCGTCGGTCGGTGCGGCCTCCTCCGCTGAGGCGGCGGGCGGCGCAGTCGCGGCCTCCTCCTCCTGGCAGAACGCCGGCGCCGCTCGGAGAACGGCCGCCGCGACGATCGCTACGGGCCAGGTTCTTGCGTCGAGAGCCACTCGGACCTCCACTCGCCGTGTCCTCGAGCATAGCGCGGTCGGCGGCCCGGACACAACGGGCATTGCGGGCGTCACCCGCGCTCGCCGGGTTCCTTCCAATCCGTCGTGTACGCGATCCCTGCCGGGATCATGCACAGGAACCGGCACTCGACCGCGCCCCGGTTCTCGTACCAGTGCGCGCAGCCGGGCGGGATGTAGATGAAGTGCCCGGCGCCGACGGTACGCGCGGCGCCGTCGAGCGAGATCGTGAGCTCTCCCGCGAGCACGAGCTGCAGGTGCTCGATCTCGGGGTGGCCGTGCTCTGGGATGCGCCCGCCGGGCTCCAGCGTGAACTCTCGCATGTGGAACCGCGGCATGCCGTCGTCGGGGCCGAGCAGGACGCGAATCCGGGCGCCCCGGGATCTCTGGACCTCCCGTGCGGTGACCGCGCGCGTCTCCCCGATGATGGGCGTCGACAAATTTACTGTATTTACGGTCATTTAATACCTGCTATTCCATGTTGTACTTCAACTTCAATCCGTTCGATCCCGGCGTTCCAGGCCCCCCGCCCAATCCCCCGCCCAATCCGCCGCCGCCCAATCCCGGACCGAGCTTCAGCCCGTCCGAGCCGAGCAGCGACGGGCCGGCCTTCTTGTCCATGTTGAGCTCGAGCTCGCCCGCGAGACCGCCGCCCCCGCCGCCGGCCCCGGCGTCCGCCGCGCCGTCGTCATCGCTCGCGTCCTCTCTGGAGTAGCCGAACATCTGCTCGATGACCGCCGCGACCTCCTTCGAATCGGAGAGGGCGAGCGCCCTGTCGAGCGTGGCGCGCATCTCGTCGAAGCGGGCGGTCGCCGCGTAGATCTGGGCGAGCCGCACGAGCGACTCGAGGTCCTCGCCCCCGAGCCGCACCGCCTGCTGCCCCTTGGCGATCGCCTGGTCGCCGTCGTGCTTCGCCGCGTAGTAGCCGGCCCACCCGAACGCCACCTCCGGCGAGTCGGGGGCCAGCCGCTCGGCCGTCCCGAGCTCGCTCTCCGCGGCCTCGAGCTCGCCGCGCATCAAGTACACGCCCGAGAGGAACACGCGCGCCCGCACGTAGTCGGGCATCTTGGACAGCGCCGCCTCGAGCTCGCTCTTGGCGCGATCCCCCATCGGCTGGACCGCCAGCAGCACCTCGGCGAGGTTGACCCGGGAGACCGGATCGTCGCGCCGCTTGATCGCCTTCTCGAACTCCGCGATCGCCTCCTCGCCCGCGCCGCTCGCCAGGAAGATCAGGCCGCGGCCGCTGCGGAAGAGCGCGCAGCCGGGATCGAGCTTGATGGCGAGATCGTTCAGCACGAGCGCCTCGGAGGTCTTTCGCGCCGTCAGCCGCGCGAGCGACTTGTGGGCGTAGAACGGCCCGACGGCCGCCTCGTCGCCGAGCACGAGGAGATCGGCCCGTGCGGCCTTCCCGGTCCGCAGCTCGAACGGATCGAACAGTGGCGGCGGCTCCTTCGGGGTCCCCCTGCCGAGCGTCACGCCGTACCGGCCGAGCTTGCCCGCCTGATCCGCCGGCGCCTTGCGACCCTCGAACGAGAAGATCTGGGCCAGGTGCGCGTCGACCTCGACCGCGCGCGCCGCGGCGAGGAGGAGGCACGCGAGCTCGTAGCTCGTCGCCTGGTACGGCTTCTCCTGCGCCCCCTCGAGCGCGGCGAGCAGCGCGTCCGCGGTCATCGGATCCTCGATGCGCGGCGTCCGCTGCTGGTGCTGGGTCCACCTGCCCTGCTTCTTCATGTCGGCCAGGGCGGAGACGAGCGCCTCGAGCGCCTCGGCGTCGTCGCGGCCGTCGACAGCCCTCTCGGCGAACGCACGGATCCGCGCGGTGATCTCGAACGGCAGCACGACGTCGGCCTCCGGCACGCCGGCGCGGACCATCGCGGCGCGCAGGAGATCGCCCTCGAGCGGCTGCGCCCCGTCGCCGTCCCCCATCCCCGAGATGTACGGGTACGTGAGGTACGCGCCGACGCCGAGCGCGACGATGATCGCCGCGATCAGCCAGCGATACCGCCGCCGCTTCTCCGGCGCGGGCGCCTTGGGCTCCCTGGCCGCGACCGGCTCGATCTCGTGGATCCCGAGGCACCGGGGACAGCGTGGCTTGTCCGCGCCCTCGTGCTCGAAAACATGATCGCAACTGACACATCTGTATTTCATTTCATTGACCTCGCCACCGGGTTTACGGGACCCCACCCGCACAAGTCAACGCCTGAACCTCCCGGCTATTTCGAAGCGCCCGATTCCGTAGCCCTTGACGCGGCGCGCCCGCAGCGGATAACTCGTCGAATCGTGACCGCGCGCACCGAATCGACCTGCCCGCGCTGCGGCGCCGCGGTGGACCCGCTGCGCGCCGGCGCCGTGAGCATCGTCGGCGGGCGCATCATCCACTTCTGCTCTCCCGAGTGCCGCTCGATCCACCTGAACCGCCCCGATCCGTCCGAGCCGGCGATCGCGGTGGAGCCGCCGGCGGTCGCGTCCGAGGAACATCGCCCCGAACCGGGCGCGGAGGCGCCGCCGCAGCTCGAGGGGGAGCCGTTCGCGCCCACGATCGCGGAGGACCTCCTGGCCCCGCGGCGCGGCCCCTTGAACCTCCTCGCGAGCCACCTCGCGCCTCTCGCGATCGAGGCGGCGGTCCTCTGCGGGCTCGCCGCGGCCGCAGCGCTCGTGCCGCCGGCGCTGCGCGGCCTCCTCGCCGCGGGCATCGCGGCCGTCGGCGTCGTCGCGAGCGCCGTCCTCGGCGTCCTGCGGGCGCGCCGTCAGGGTCTCTACCGTGTCGCCGAGTCGATCGCGCCGCACGTCGCGGCGGCGCTCCTGCTGACCGCCTCCGTCGCCGGCTCCGGCTCCCGATACCCGCTCCTGTGCGCCCTCGCGGTGCTGATCGCCGAGCGCGTCGGTCGCGCCGTCGAGATCGTCGGCCGCCGGCGCTCGGGGGTTCTCGAGGTGGCGGCTGGCGCGCGCCTCGGGCTCGTCGCCGACGAGTGGCGCGACAACTCCTCCACCGCGGCGCTCCTCAGGCGGGCGGCGCTCGTCCTCGGGTGGGCGCGGTTCCCGTTCGCCGCGGCGCTCGCGCTCGCGCTCCGCGCCGC encodes the following:
- a CDS encoding UvrD-helicase domain-containing protein, encoding MRDFASELNERQAEAVSTVRGPLLVIAGAGSGKTRVITYRIANLVANHGVQARRIMAVTFTNKAAGEMRHRVETLIDGGAGCWVATFHASCAKLLRRYGERFGVDPRFTIYDDQDQKAMLVRVLKELALGEKQFPPRALQHEINRAKRELVGPADYPEGDFYRARVKKIYDLYERRMRDANALDFGDLLYRIVVGMRADERLAAEIAGLHDYVHVDEFQDTNRVQLELVRLLTPHGNVCVVGDDDQSIYSWRGADVGNILDFERFFPGARTVTLDRNYRSTGNVLKAAHGVVSRLAGRRPKELWTSNDEGEKIGVIEAPDEREEARLVARALKELVQDGFPLREQAVFYRTNAQSRVFEEVFRTMSIPHRVVGGMRFYERAEVKDVLAYMRLVQNPADHAAFVRIVNTPPRGIGKTTLDRLTAIAAGHGISMYEAIAHPAAAELGGAALARLAAFRATVDAWRADAEAGPARLARRIVAETEYVGRLEAKDNAEADARMENVQELLGSIEDFEAEAESPTLATFLELVALQTDVDAARFDGEEATLMTVHAAKGLEFDVVFVTGLEEGLFPFRRADEAFGAPGDGEDAAAEERRLGYVAMTRARRRLFLTRAVTRRLFGGSRTNPPSRFFAEIPPEIVVDLSPRRPEVTPFSGAARPARPSPSAARPAAGGRREVWIDRSLDQSEPAAPVAPGLTVRHPRFGVGTVVSVHPGDKIKVDVQFPAFGRKTILLAYLELD
- a CDS encoding C2 domain-containing protein — translated: MKRLGFFVFASLIALLALALAAPGCGSKKPKHKTAADADAGVDAGDEEEIAGDTSGEDTGSEPADTGSEPADTGSEPADTGSETPAKGPAVFPPAPANDFSGRSTKDYLISIRKAQVLPAKGTGECWDECDGKAQTAIGTAVGQLGALPPTSQGAFDTPAKVLQMAVGVAGGTDALPDVFVHIRCGHGQGHVTNKGAAKNKIAPTWTYENKTMSLDERDVCAISLWDADDDGDEEIGRVEVPLVQRANSGGGKAVIFGAEDGFGLVYSLEIGVKAKDAAGGGTTGGGTTGGGKAEVNVPKAQYTVEIVKAQIQKTKKDGKEWDAAPKQGSGGILGALAGAAAAVDGKDVDAYVEAWFNGYLSQAPFITTSVKKENYYPVWNESGGLTLKDTDFINFMVWDKDAVNPDLIGECKTKPLGVQGMGEIKLEKCGQVDYLIVKITKN
- a CDS encoding cupin domain-containing protein; the encoded protein is MTVNTVNLSTPIIGETRAVTAREVQRSRGARIRVLLGPDDGMPRFHMREFTLEPGGRIPEHGHPEIEHLQLVLAGELTISLDGAARTVGAGHFIYIPPGCAHWYENRGAVECRFLCMIPAGIAYTTDWKEPGERG
- a CDS encoding tetratricopeptide repeat protein; protein product: MKYRCVSCDHVFEHEGADKPRCPRCLGIHEIEPVAAREPKAPAPEKRRRYRWLIAAIIVALGVGAYLTYPYISGMGDGDGAQPLEGDLLRAAMVRAGVPEADVVLPFEITARIRAFAERAVDGRDDAEALEALVSALADMKKQGRWTQHQQRTPRIEDPMTADALLAALEGAQEKPYQATSYELACLLLAAARAVEVDAHLAQIFSFEGRKAPADQAGKLGRYGVTLGRGTPKEPPPLFDPFELRTGKAARADLLVLGDEAAVGPFYAHKSLARLTARKTSEALVLNDLAIKLDPGCALFRSGRGLIFLASGAGEEAIAEFEKAIKRRDDPVSRVNLAEVLLAVQPMGDRAKSELEAALSKMPDYVRARVFLSGVYLMRGELEAAESELGTAERLAPDSPEVAFGWAGYYAAKHDGDQAIAKGQQAVRLGGEDLESLVRLAQIYAATARFDEMRATLDRALALSDSKEVAAVIEQMFGYSREDASDDDGAADAGAGGGGGGLAGELELNMDKKAGPSLLGSDGLKLGPGLGGGGLGGGLGGGPGTPGSNGLKLKYNME